The Crassaminicella indica genomic interval TATTTTTCGTCAATTATTAGCATCATCTCTTACTTTATTATAGCCACTACCCTTTATTCAATCAATACAACAAAAGTATAGAAACAAGAATAAAAAGCTATGTTTATGCTATAATAAAAGCAATTAAAAATTGAAAGATGAATGTAGGAGAGAGATAATATGGCAAAGATTGAATTGATTGCAACAGCTACCTTTGGATTAGAAGAAATGGTAAAGCTTGAAGTAAAAAAATTAGGATATGAAAAAATGACTGTTGAAAATGGAAAGGTTACTTTTATCGCCAATGAGGCAGCTATTCCTAGAGCAAATTTATGGCTTAGAACAGCAGATAGAGTTCTTCTTAAGATGGGGGAGTTTAAAGCAGTAACCTTTGAGGAGTTATTCCAGCAGACAAAGGCTTTGCCTTGGGAAGAATGGATTCCTGAGAATGGAAGATTTCCTGTTACAGGAAAGTCTATTAAATCACAGCTTTATAGTGTATCTGATTGTCAGGCTATAGTAAAGAAAGCTATCGTTGAAAGGCTAAAAGAAACTTATGGAATAGAATGGTTCAAAGAAGATGGAGCAGAGTTTCCAGTAGAGGTAGCACTGCTAAAGGATACAGTTACATTGACTATTGATACAAGTGGTGCAGGATTGCATAAAAGGGGATATCGTGCAAAAGCAAATCAAGCACCTCTTAAAGAGACATTAGCAGCAGCTATGGTTTTAATCAGCAGATGGAGAGAAGATCGCGTACTAATTGATCCATTTTGTGGATCTGGTACGATTCCTATAGAGGCAGCAATGATTGGAAAAAACATTGCACCTGGGCTTCAGAGGTCATTCATTTCAGAAGGGTGGGAAAGAATTACTAAAGAAGAATGGAAAAGTGCAAGAGTAGAAGCATTAAAGGCGATTAGACAAGATGTAGATATTAATATTTTGGCTTCTGATATAGATGAAAAAGCTCTAGAGATTGCAAAAGATAATGCTTATGAAGCAGGAGTAGATGATAGTATTACCTTTTTATTGCAAGATATGGGAAAAATAAGATCTGATGCTCAATATGGATATATTATATGCAACCCTCCTTATGGAGAAAGACTAGGAGAGAAAAAAGAAGTACAAAGACTTTATGAGAGAATGGGAAAAGTATTTGCTAGATTTGATACCTGGTCTAAATATATTCTTACTTCTGATGAAGAATTTGAGAAGCTATATGGAAAATCAGCAAGTAAAAAAAGAAAATTATACAATGGAAGAATTAAAGTAGACTATTATCAGTTTTTTGGACCAAAGCCTCCGAAAAGTATGCTAGGAAATAACAGAAAACAAAGCTTATAGACTTTCTTTCATTGAGTAAAAGCATAAGGGGGATACAGTAGTGAAGGGTAGAGAGCATATCGAAGAAATAAATATAGATCAGAGGCTTATGCAGTCAGAAATACTTAATATGATAGAGCAAAAGATGATATTTTTTATTTTATATAAAAATCAGTTTGTTTATGTGAGTACATCTTTTGAAGCAAGTCTTGGCTATTCAAAGGACGAATTGAGGCATAGAAGCTTTGAAGAAATTGTGGATAAGGATTTTAAAGATATTCTTAAAGAATATCGAAAGGATGGAGAATTTCATACTATCAAAGCATATAAAAAGAGTGGGCAAGAGATTTGGTTAGATGCATGTATGAAAGCTTCAAAAGTAAAAGAGAAAGAAATAATAATGGTTGTAGCTTGTGAAGTAACAGAATTTATCCAAATAAAAGAAAAATTAAAAATAAAAGAGCAGCAATATGATGATATATTAAATACTCAGACAGAATTAATTATCCGTATGACAACAGAGCATGAATATGTTTTTGTGAACGATGCATATTGTGATTATTTTGGAGTAAATAGGGA includes:
- a CDS encoding THUMP domain-containing class I SAM-dependent RNA methyltransferase, which gives rise to MAKIELIATATFGLEEMVKLEVKKLGYEKMTVENGKVTFIANEAAIPRANLWLRTADRVLLKMGEFKAVTFEELFQQTKALPWEEWIPENGRFPVTGKSIKSQLYSVSDCQAIVKKAIVERLKETYGIEWFKEDGAEFPVEVALLKDTVTLTIDTSGAGLHKRGYRAKANQAPLKETLAAAMVLISRWREDRVLIDPFCGSGTIPIEAAMIGKNIAPGLQRSFISEGWERITKEEWKSARVEALKAIRQDVDINILASDIDEKALEIAKDNAYEAGVDDSITFLLQDMGKIRSDAQYGYIICNPPYGERLGEKKEVQRLYERMGKVFARFDTWSKYILTSDEEFEKLYGKSASKKRKLYNGRIKVDYYQFFGPKPPKSMLGNNRKQSL